In Glycine max cultivar Williams 82 chromosome 15, Glycine_max_v4.0, whole genome shotgun sequence, the DNA window ttttattaataGCTGTGATGTACAGTAttgaatttttatgataaacttttttttattgcctTGTCTTGGGAACACAATTGCTGTGAAACTTGCTTTTATGGCTGAGATCATGGCTGCCATCATTGCCATTGAAAAAGCGGTTGAGGATTGGAACTGGTTATGGCTAGAAACTGATTCCAAGCTTTTAATTCATGCTTATTCTGATCCTTCTTCTGTCGCATTTTGAATTGCTGGAAGAATTGTATAAAATTAACTCAACCTTTGAATTTTAGGATCTCTCATATTTATAGAGGGTAATGCTTGTGCAGACAAGCTTGCCGCTTTTGGTGCTGATAATATATGTTTTTGGTGGTGGGACTCTCCCCCCAGCTTTATTTCTCAGGAGCTCCTTAGGTACAGATTCTTATAGTTTGGTTCCTTGGGCTTGGTGTGGTTCCTTAGGTACAGTTCCCTTTTTGCAATGATATTTGAGGGGTGTGGCTTCAGGGGAGTTGAAGTTGGGGTGTCAACATAGCTGGGATGCCTTCTTTCAACTCCCCTTACATTCCTCCTTTTTTGGCCAAAAAAACTATTTCATATCTAGACCCAGTTTGcagattcacttaaaatgtcATGTTTGTGTGTACATAATTACTCAAGTTCATGAATCATCTTCAATTTTATTGCTTCTAAATGATTCTTGTATGTCATAATCTTGTCTTGATTTGCAGGGGACTTTCTGTAGTGCATTGTGGCGTGGAACAAAGGTTGCAGTAAAAAAGCTTGGGGAGGATGTAATTAGTGATGAGGAGAAAGTGTGAGTTGCTTATAAACCTTGTGCAATGATTGTTACATTTTGTTGTATACTTTCTTGATAATTAATATACTTGACTTTTCACAGGAAGGCTTTCAGAGATGAGCTTGCTCTGTTCCAGAAGATCCGGCATCCAAATGTCGTCCAATTTCTGGGTGCTGTGACCCAGAGTAGTCCAATGATGATTGTGACAGAATATCTTCCCAAGGTATTTTGTCCTACAGTTACATGGAACATTATTTCTTGGGCTTTGCTTGGgaattttgatgtttgtttgaaGTTTAACAGTAATGTGATAGAAAATATTCCGTTCTTAATCTTATCCCCATGTTGTGCAGGGAGATCTTCGTGATTTCATGAAAAGAAAAGGAGCTTTGAAACCATCAACAGCTGTGAGATTTGCACTTGACATTGCTAGGTATTTGACACTCTCATGCCttgattttatttgaattatgttTAGATGAAGCATCTATTGGGTTCTGGTTAACGGAAAATGATGTCtcctcctttctttttttgtctattAAAATGTTAATACCATTCTATGTGAAATTATGCAGGGGAGTGGGTTATTTGCATGAAAATAAGCCATCGCCCATTATTCACCGTGATCTCGAGCCTtcgtaagtttttctttttttcaattattgtgttttcctctattcTTATTCTTTTATGTGAAGTCCATGCGTCTGTTTAATAGTCTGATACAGTCTAcactttttttatcaatgttgCTTATGAGTAAGCTAACAGTAATATATTGCGGGATGATTCTGGGCACCTAAAAGTTGCAGACTTTGGGGTTAGCAAGTTGCTGGCAGTTAAAGAAGACAAGCCTCTAACTTGCCAAGATACTTCCTGTGGGTGCTGCTTTTCTTCAGAACTATCATTATGCACACTTGAAATACCTAAATATCTGAAATGCTGTATTTTCTTATTCGTTGGGCATAAGAGAATATTGTCATTATTGTGACATTTTCCATGTGCTGGACTTTTGCATGCTGATTCAtggttttattttctgaaactgggaaattttttgtttttgtttataggCCGCTATGTGGCTCCTGAAGTTTTCAGACAAGAAGAATATGACACTAAAGTGGATGTATTTTCATTTGCACTAATTCTGCAAGAGGtaactatttttaatgtttCATCTCTAAATGGAAAGATAAAAGCTATACATTATAAAGTATTTTATGGAAATATTATCGTTGTTATTGTTGATCCATTTATTTTCCTGTATCCATATGCTGTATGAAACCTGTTTTGACTGCCACTTGAATTGACCTCTACATGGTCCATAGTAAACCATGTTCCTAAGTGATATTTAAACTACATCGTTTATCCTTGAAAATCGGCTATGCAGAATTTTAATAtccttttaatttgattatttacttCTCTTTCCCCTCAAAACCCAATAATTTCAACAATATGATAGCATGATTTTCTGCTATTGTGTTTTTAACAATGTTTATTGGTTTTATGGAATTATTGTAGCTTTTGTGTGAATGTTAAGATCCTACCTTGCCGTAGTCATTATTGATGTTTCTTATGTGCTATCTTTTAGATGATTGAAGGCTGCCCTCCTTTTTCTGCAAAGCAAGACGATGAAGTTCCCAAGGTATATGCTGCAAAAGAGCGTCCACCTTTCCAAGCACCAGCCAAGCGTTACTCCCATGGAATTCGAGAGTAAGTCTTCTATGTTTCTTGGGTTATTTTTCCTATCCAGCAAGTGAAACGATTTGCCAAATACACTCTACAGTCTACACAAACACAAGTCATGGTAATTTCAATTAAGCAAATGTCGTTATTAGGCTATGCATGACTCACATTGCTATTGTTTGTTTTGTCTGAGtgtgaaattacaaacaatACTTCTGATTTAACATAATATCTTTGCCAAGTTTTGCCTTTTCTCATTTGATAatgatacaattttaatttttttttttttatgtttcgcTGATCTCTCTAATGATTATAGATTGATTGAAGAGTGCTGGAATGAGAATCCAGCAAAGCGGCCAACATTTAGGCAAATAATAACAAAGCTGGAGTCCATCTACAACACAATTGGTCACAAAAGACATTGGAAGGTTGTCATCTCTCTTACATTCCCCCCTCCCCTGCATCAGATATTTTTGCTTGCATATGCTTGTTCAAAATTGTGTAGACTGGACTGAATGCTTAATCTctgtttataaatatttgaaacaTGTTTCTGGtttaataaaacaaagaaaaataataaaatgatataacctaggagagagcttgtatgaaAGAATAGAATGACATGCGGCAATTAGGGTTATAACAGAGAACTGTATGATCTTTTTGAATTTTCCAGCTCAGGAATTGTAttcttgagaaacaaaagtgaaaacTCACCACTCCACGGGCAACACTGGTATACAAGTAATTGGGGAGTAAGTAATTATGGGATGACATCTCTTGAATCTCAATGAAATGTAAACCCTTGCATAAATTGACATTTTTCTGACACAGGCTTACATATGTGCCAGAGAAATGCTTTATTTCTTTGGTTTCTGTACTGGCTTCTTTGGTAGAAAATGCAATGTTTCTTTGGCTGTTTAGCTGTTTAATCAGTTTATCTTTGGATATTATACAAGACAATTTCATACttgacaaaaattataattgaagtTAGAGTTAAAAAATCATAGGCTGCCATACATCCCTTTTCGGCTTTTggctttcttttttaaattctcGCAAGTCATAAGGGCAATCTGAAAAATAAGATGTTTTATGACGGGAAATTGTAGGAAGAATGTATCCAACAACTTATCCACCTCCCCCCAGTTAAGGTTGGTTGTATTCAAATATAAGcagttgtcattttttttccagCATTAAACAATAGGTGGCACTATATTTCATTTATCTGAACAGATTTGGCTTATTACAGAACATGTGGAGGAATTGTAACATTAACAATTTTTGCTCCTTGCTGTTTGTAACGTGCAGGTTAGGCCATTGAAATGCTTCCAAAATCTGGAGGCCTTGTTGAAGAGAGATCATTCAAATGGAAGTAGTCGTGGCGGTTCATCTCGCTCCACATCAAGCAGAATATGAAGGAGAACATTGGTCTTATCCTGTAACTAAAATATTGgtataaagataaaagatagcAACCAAATTTGACTTCTTGAGTTGGAGCTTTGCAACGTTTTCTCGTGTGTATTCATTCACAGGTTCATGGTTGTTTTCGTCTTTCAAGATTCTTTATACTCGATGATTTATTTCCAATTACATTTATGTCTGGTGACAGAATTAGTATTTGTATGTAACATATACACGTATTCTAAGGAATTTGCTCCCTGTCATGTACATTATTATGTAACAAGACATTTTTGTTGGGTATATATCATGCAATAGATTTTTAGCTGAAGAACTTCACCAATTAAATCGAAATTTGAAAGTCAGCTAGCGTATATACATTACCATTAAGCAACAGAATTAAgatgattaataaataataaaatatattacgcGAATAAGAGATTATGGAGAAAAAATagaattcagcaaaaaaaaaaaatggagaaaaaataGAAGCATTTACGGCCAGTCTATATACAAGCACCAGCAGTTGCCTATTTGGAAGGATGGTCATGTCCgaacacaagaaaataacatCACTCTTTTAAGTGTATTTGagtctattatttttttggctgaTACTAGGTGTATTCAGTATTATTGTTGATGCATCCAGCATTTAAGGAGAAAAGATTGAAATATTCCTGATTCGTAAGTCttttaagttgatccgtaaaagacttacagatcaagttgattcgtagaagccttacagatcaacttgatctgtatgcttaatatcaacttgatccgtatcaagtttatgaatcaacttgatctatACGATTTACGGATCACCCTTACGCACACCCAACACAAATGTGAAAAAAATGCAGGGGCAATtttgacatttaaaaaaaatgatgggtGCACCAGGAataatgctaggtgcacctagcatcagcCTATTTTTTTTGGGGGTTCAATTTTATAAGTGATCGACGGAACTAATCGTTTTAAAAATGAGGACATGGGCCTTTTGACTTGAAGTCCATTTTTGGGaggttgacaaaaaaataaaaaagggaatgTCATGAAATTATATCATATATACGaacatttttgttaatttactaGTAACGTGTcactaataagttaattttaatttactctaaatttttaacatgttatctAATTATGTATAACGTATTGTTATGTTATTACAAGACACTAGCCTCAAACATCAACTTCTTTTTCCTACCCTTTCACGTTCACTATGCATATTCacgaaaaagaaaatactattCATTGTTAAGTATTTAACAATAAGAAATTAGACGCAGTCGTACCTGACTGTAAGAAAAttagcaatttttttataatagatatcaatagaagaaaaaataacataaaacttTGTCCTTGAACATCAAGAAATGAAACTCTCAAATTGAAGCTAATTTTAATTCACGAACAACTTACATTATCATTACTTAACGAGACTTGTAACTAGACTAGACTTCTCAAATATAAGTTCTTACAAAAATtgaattatgtgaattttttttaacaaatattgatATGCGTAGTGGTCTTAGCTTACTTAAATTAGTTTACATAATGCTTCTAGtagtctataaaaaaattacttgaaaacaatataaatttatatattattgttaattaaccTTTAATTAACTTAGCAGGAAGAACACCCTTCTAGAGTTAAAGAAGTAGTTATTTTCTATTGTAAAATTAGTTTGACTTGGTCTTTTACTTAGTTAGCTATCTTTTATATGTTTTCTCAAGGGTTTCTTTCTATATAAATGGTCCCCTTTATCTTGTGATCGTGTGTGTGTGAAACACCTAATAATacaatttgattttcctctttctATACACTTTGAGTTCTGATAattatggtatcagagcaatgTTATTTACATACAATATACACttcagaaaaaagaaagaagaaaatttattataaatgaaaaaggaattaaattataatatctgTCCTACAATCCTACATATGTGCCATGTCCTGGTTGAAAAACTtcaaacaattattattttgaataagaAAAGAAGCATCCTGATTATGCCAAAAAAACTATGAAGTTGCCAATACGATGGATAgattttttgttgaaaagaaTCCAAGTATGTTGTTAAGAAGTAGCTAGTTATTAATTCAGTTTAAACTTGTTAATTGAGAAACATCCTGGTGATGACAAAGAACTACAAAGTTGTCAATATGATGGATAAGTTGTGTTGAAAAGAGTCCAGTTAACGTATGTTGTCAAGTAACTAGTTATCAATTTTCAGTTTAAAGTTGTTAAGAAGCCTCCAAAGAACTATTAAGTTGTCAATATGATGGATAAGTTTTCTGTTGAAAAAAATCCAGTGTATGCTTTTAAgaagtaattaattattaattttcatgaTCAGTTTAGATTTTTGAGAATTTGAGAGGATGAGAAACCAAATACACTATAGTTCACATGTGTGTCATTTGATCAATTAGCTATAGTAGAAACCAAAAACTCAACCAGAATTCCTTCATCAGAACCAAGTCTTTATCCAAATATGTGGCTAACAACAGTAAGATCTAGTACCCAAAATTCTTTGACATGGATCATTATAGCAATTATCTTTTTTGGTAGCCCCTGTTCTGAGTTGTAAAAGCGGATCCTCTTAGAAACTGTAGGAGAAATTAAATGAACAGGTTTATTTCCTTTGAAGGACTTCCTAAATAAACAGGCTTACAAGAGTAGAAAGCTTATAGCAAATTTAATACCTAACGAGAAAAGGAAGATTTGATTTTAGTAAAATGGCTTACcttgttttaggtttttttttctttccctttacCATTACCTATCACTCCTGCTGATATGTACATTAATTCactcatttttaataatttttacaaatgcgtttgatctattttttttttttttaatttctaagatGGTGTTAGAAGATTTACAACACACTCTTGTTTATCTAATTAAGTTAAATCctctttgatattttatttaatttgatttatatgCTTCGagaagaaaatgtatttttttacttaattcatGAAGAATGAattgtagtttttttaatattattcttacAAGACACACATTTAATATTAAGATTGAGAttcttctaaaaatatatatattaagattgaGATTAATTTTTACAACGGATATATGATGTATGGTCTTCCCTCAAAATGTATTCTTAAGCCATTCAGTTAGTGGTACGATTAATATtaatgtctctctctctctcccttgtCTGAGGCTTCTTCAGCAAAACATTCACAACacaattcttaatttatttattagattcTAATAACatcttatttaagaaaaaataagtttcttatcattaatattttatatatataatttcttatcATTAATTCTAACTATTAAAAGCATGTATATTAATGTTGTACTAATGAAACAAATTTGATAGAAAGTCAAATACTATTGGACATAAAGAATATTTCGAACTTGTAGAAGTCAATTTtcagtcttttttttaaaaaaaaattattggatgCTGATGCCTCAATATATCCACATTTATTACTACCGttattagaaatttgattttctGTAAGACTCAGATGTTTTTACAAGTTTGATCATTTAATCTGTTGACTACAAAACTAATCTTTagtcctgttttttttttttttttagaaatctttAGTCATGTTAATCATTAAGTATTTGGCAAAAAGGGgggggaaaaagaaagaaaaaaaacttgctCAACCTATTAAATGATAGATTTTGTCACCGTCGTTGGCATGACTTAATAGGAAATATTTACAGTAACATTTAGCAGGATTCATGTTTTCCCCATATGGAACCAAAGAATTACTCTATGAAGCATATTTAAGAAGTGTCTTTGGGGTGCATGTTCAGATCAAAAAGATTAATTTCGTTGCTGAAAATGGGTTAAAGTCTAAACCCAAAGTAGCCAATCCAAATTGCAGGTATGCTTACCCAATTGTGAAGAGATAGCAAAATTTCCCACTGAATATCTCACACTGTATGGAAGCAGCGTTTCCCCATTTGGACAGTTTCAAATGTGCAAGCAAATCTGCTACCtttacctttttcttgtttCAGCACAGACCGTGTGCCGTAAGGCAAAGGGctcaaaatacaaaataattaattaattaacagttGTGAATGTGAATAAGACTAATCTATAATCTATATAGCACACAATTGTTGCCCAACTTTAGCATAATAAAGAATCTGCTAACATGAATTTGCCAATTAGTGGGGAACCATATGAACCATAGAGTCCAACTCAACCCTATTATTTTGAGAAAGCTTTGAACGTAATAGACGCATAAGCTTCACTTCAACTACAGTGTTATTTCAGCTTCTATTTTGACATCACTCATGATTTTCTAGTCTTCGTACGTAACATTTTTTCTGAAAATCGAGATGGGGCAAATCCAAGGTTGCTGAACGTGGAAAACTCTTAATATAATCGTATCTTGTACGTACTCCTTCAAATTGGGGCTGAAATCGTGTGCTCGAGTGAATCAAATTTCCAATTAATTTCTGTCGTTGGTAAATTTAAGTTCCTTGTCAAACTTGAATTCAGTTTTCCTCTAACGCTGGCATCAAACCGAAGACAGCTATAAATTGATGTTGGCGATGAAGTTACGGCCTCGtgtaaagttgattttttttttcttttcttttcaattctaTACCGGCACTTTGATGACCTCACCCAAAGTACTTATTTATCTCTTTAACAATGATCAAAATATATGAACtagttatatattatatcttattAAGTTAGAAAATCTtatgcataatttatttaatttgaattaataaaattgatttactacttcttttgtaagttttttatcaacttattttaatttaaaaacttatcaaaataagttgctcttaaattattttaataaacttcaagataaaatttaaaaataaccttGCGTATGATAAGCATGttattattaatgaattatgaattattattatcattcttaacgaattattaatattattaccaCCCGTATCTATTATTCCGCACAATCTTACTCCAAACCTAGTTAGACACTAAAAATGTCATCTCTCCCAAtataaagaaattgaattatGATTCATCGTCTTACAAAAAACCAACCCCTTCTCTAGATGTGACACTCGTTaatggtttatttttttcatttactaaGTAACATATACCTCCCACATGCATATAACTTCTGTAATAAATAATCTTTTGGGAGACAAGCACAGTCtgacattaaattatttacatactTGCATATTTTCAGAATGATACTCTATaattcagattttattttaaagttagtGTGATCACATAAATGTCACTTTTATCATGTCACAGCTTATCTTTTAATAtctcaaaagtcacaactcacATATTGAAAGCTTAGGGCTAGATGCAGCCACATGGCAATAGAGCCAATATACAATTGGAACGATTTCCTGTGATTCTTCACGCGGGGATGTCACGGGCAACGCTAGCTAGAAGATGGTCTTTTAATATTAGAGAATTAATGCACCtcatatgattttgtatttttggaCCCAACTACCTGTTAAAATGCTCATAATAAGATTGCCCTACCCTTTGTGTGCGTGTTTGTGGGTGGGGACTTTGTCTCTAAAATAAACCTTCATGCTTGGCAACACTGGGCAATGGAAAACGGGGACTATGAAAAAACATTATTTGCTATGCTTTCTTGGTTGAGATGCAAACATGAAACATGCCAgcaaaaaacataataatgatTTTATGTCAGCAAGAAATTGAccttgttaattattttatttccattttttttccctttcccaGGTTGAAGCTTTTCAACATAGGAGATTTTATTTGGGGATGGGGGTGGGTGAGGATTCCTACTAATAGTGATtctacaagtaaaaaaaaaaaaaagaaggttatAACAGGTACCAACTTCCAACTGCTTTTGTGCTTTTCTAAGGACATCATTACCCTCTAGAGTGTGAAAAAAGAGTGATAGGAAGTCACAtaagtaacaaaatttatattcagCTCCATGTGACTGCCAAGACCAAAAGTTTGGTTCAAATCATGCCTACACCCCAATGCAGCAGTTAAAAAAAGGAGGCTGAAGCATGAGAATGGTTTTTTTGAATGAGCGGAGCCTTTAACATAAAGTTGCACTTTATACATTCCAAATCCAAAAGAGCAATCAACATTATACATAAGCATTGGtcacttttttttcccctttaaatttttaaacagGGTAAATTCATTGATCCTCATACTCCATTTTATGTAACTTGCAGTAAACTTCTTCTTCGGCTAAAGCTTGACACCACTTGGGGAAACTTTACAGAGAAGCATCATACTCATAGGTAAATATCACATTACAAAATTTGACATGAACTTTTCATTCGTGAGAGAAAGAAGTACTAAATTTTTTCTAGTTCTGTTGATCCAACTAGGCAGTGATGGCAGAGGACCCTCAATTTTATCTTGTACATCTTTTTGGGTAGTTGGATTTGGACCCATCAACTAAAATTCATAGGCTTATAGAGCAAAAGGCCTAAGGTAACAAAGAAACAAGAGGAGGAAAATAGACAACAGATTTATACTGCAATTGGGAATTACAACTACAAGCATCTACCATTTACCATGGTGGGTTGGTTCTCTTTAGCAAAAGGAAGGGATGGGACCAAGCATCAGTCACCCTGAAGTGGAGTGAGATGAGAGCAGAAAGATATTGCCCAATATAGATTGAGTATTTTTGTTGATCTTCAATATTCTTAAGCTTTGGTAGAAAAAAGTTCCACTGACTTCTATTGAGGGACCAAGGACACTAATGCTTACTTTCGATTAGGAGAAATATTTCATGACATTCCTATCAGGTAGTTGAACAAACTATAATGGTCATTTGTTACAAAAATCCAATCCAATTCACTTTAATTGAAAGTCTAACTGTTCCTCCAATAAtccataacaaattaacaaacctATTTATGAGTTATGACAAACATTTTCAGCATCCACCATAAGCAGGGGGGAAATTTTATGGGAAGAGAGGAAAatcctgaatttttttattaaaaaaattgcaacatctaaaacacacaaaataaagaaatgaaaacataTCCAGATTGAGCCTAAGGAATTCTGGTACCCAGACCATATTATATTTTGACATATTACAAGCTGCAAAAGTTGCCAACACTAGAAACACAAAGGGTTTTTTGTGGTGCTAAATTAACCAATTCATTCTTGATATCTGAAACTCAATTGGTcctgaaaaaaataattcaaaactcAAAACCTTATACTTGAAGCATTTTAGGTGGTATGACATTGACAAAACCTAAAACAGTTGACTTGTTTTGGAGGATGGTAATGGTAGCTTTAAATGTGGCCTAGGAGTTATTAAGGCCGTTAATACCGGATATATAGTTCATGAACAAGTTGTGATAGAGGTGCTTAAACAAGAGCAAAATCCTTGCAGCCCccacacccaattctttgaatTGAATTTAGTTCTCATTTGAGCTAAACTTTCTATTTAAGCTTGTAGAAGTGAAAGCCAGTACTTGAATCGGCTGAAATCATACAATAGCTTGACGACAAAGGTGAGATTGTGACAACCTACATACGATGCATTTATGAGATTAGGTTTTGCATTGAAGAACAGCAACGCATAGCATCATTTGAAAGCCCTATGTAGAATCATGTAATTGCATTGTGGTCCCCTTGTGGAAAGAATATATTACCCCTCAAAGGAACTGCAGCTTGTACTTTGCTCTTAACTTTACAGTAAAGAATGAGTGAATgacattctcttctaatagtcACTCTCACAAATTTATCATTCCATAATGGCATTGGTTTTGAAGTTCAATTATGCATTTAATGAGTGTAAATAATGACAGAAAAGATAATTATAACTTTCCTCTATTTGTTGAGACAGTTATTTGAAATTCAACAATACCAAGTTTAAGTACATGCAAGAATTTAACTATTAGAACAAGTACTACCCTAAGCCAAAAGAGAGGTATTTTAAAGAAAGATAAGGTAACTAATTTACCTACTCTTGGTTAGTtgttttattagataaaaagaaGAGAGGGGGCAAGAGGGTTCTCCCAAATTTCCAAACAATTATAAGGGGGCCTCTTCATCCCTTGTCTTCCCTTTCTCCACTCTTTCCCCTTCCTCTCAAACAGGCACTTAATCAAAGACTTTTCATCAGGCATCAAGGCtctaatttcacaaaaattatttttcatgtattcCACCACACCACTTCTTTTTGCATAATTGGTTCACATTGAAAACCATGCATAACCAATAATTGAGAAGTCTACATATATGCTCAGTGGTGACACATGAGTTTAACTCGTAGCATTTGGATGGCTGAAGCAAGAGGCATGTGGTACCACTAACCCTGTCATCAACTTGTGGTCCTCGTGGCAGATATGGGCAAGATTTTCTTGTTgtcaaaacataacataacGAGTTTGACCCATGACAAAAAATGGGTTATCTCTCTTTAGCCCTTTCCATTTCTGAGCTAAATGGAACTACAATTCAAGCTATGAGCAGAAGGTGAGTTGGAAGCTTTGGAAAAAAACATGGGAATGCCTTGTCCTTAGCAATACCATAGCGTCGCCAAGACGGAAATATTGACAAGGATTGGCCCTTATAGTGGTGTCACCATGGTGTGATATACCTACAATTCCTTGGAACCTGCAAATAGAGACCATCCATGCAACATTCTGCCAATACCGTCAACATTTGTTAGCTGTGTGTACTAAAGTATAAACTAGAGAACATGAGGTAAGAATATGATGATGGCATAGAAACTGTTTAAATAACCAAAAAGGGAAGAGTAGGTAGTGTAATTAAGGTGATGGATATATTAATCTAGCTATTATGTTCGGTTTAATTTGCCATGTCTAAAGATAatgctataatttttttaaagataaacttCGATGCAGTtctttaagtatttttaatacTGTTTTTCAATTAGAATTGGAGCTTTAACTAGATAATCTACGAAAATCTTTAACACAAACATTTATTATGCTGATTATTtaggtaaaattttaattctaattagAGAAGTACCAAGAGTACCTAAGGAATTGtagctaagtttttttttctgttttttaataatctatagtttttttctttccgGTTTGTTCGGTTAATTTCCAATGCTTCTAAGTGAGTAAGAATGGGCCCAAATATTGATTTTGAGGCCGTGAAAGATAGAGTTTACCTACTTAATTATTCGTACAACCTTTTCATAATGGGTAAGGAAAAGATAGCAAATGGTGGGTACCTTGCTTTGAAGACTAGTgtctgatttattttattttattttattctacttGATATATGATCCATAGTGAGGGGAGGAGAAAATATACAAGTATGCATCATTAGGAGGATAAAATAGGACTAGCCAGCTACTGAAAATTACTTTCGAAAGCTACAGTTATTCTTTGTCACAAAAATGTTAAAAGCAGGATTGCAACAACGAAAACTTCTTCCATGTTTCTCTTCAAATAATGTTTCACAGTATAAGTCCCGGAGGGAAAAggcaacaaaaaaagaagtcgTTGGAATAATGCAATAACATTTCAGCCCACATGAAAATACTGCGAGTACCATGCCATCGCTTCCCATCATGCAGTTGTATTTACGCTGTTGGTCTGCAATAATGGTAGTCAATGTTATAGaggtaaaaattatatttggaaGTGATATTATAATACAAATCTTGTGGGGTGACATCAAATTATTAcggtctaatt includes these proteins:
- the LOC100790126 gene encoding integrin-linked protein kinase 1; translation: MESKNPARFTLGKQSSLAPERHNKEAELQKDGEAVDQGVRLMYSAFEGDVDGIREALESGVSVNYKDIDNRTALHVAACEGFTDVVDLLLQKGAEVDPKDRWGSTPLADAIFYKKNDVIKLLEKHGAKPLMAPMHVNHAREVPEYEINPKELDFTNSVEITKGTFCSALWRGTKVAVKKLGEDVISDEEKVKAFRDELALFQKIRHPNVVQFLGAVTQSSPMMIVTEYLPKGDLRDFMKRKGALKPSTAVRFALDIARGVGYLHENKPSPIIHRDLEPSNILRDDSGHLKVADFGVSKLLAVKEDKPLTCQDTSCRYVAPEVFRQEEYDTKVDVFSFALILQEMIEGCPPFSAKQDDEVPKVYAAKERPPFQAPAKRYSHGIRELIEECWNENPAKRPTFRQIITKLESIYNTIGHKRHWKVRPLKCFQNLEALLKRDHSNGSSRGGSSRSTSSRI